The Paramisgurnus dabryanus chromosome 1, PD_genome_1.1, whole genome shotgun sequence genome includes a window with the following:
- the LOC135779383 gene encoding ladderlectin-like, with product MAVMRALVLLFLVFSVESAPAQHCPHGWTPFGVQCYKFFPASVDWTTAEKNCQSLDANLASVRNTVENNFLLSLIVSPLSVSWIGGHDAEVAGQWLWSDGSQFDFTSWCPTEPNNKDGKEYCLQMIYATNRCWNDAPCSITMSYICAKPVSS from the exons ATGGCAGTCATGAGAGCTCTTGTGCTTCTTTTCTTGGTCTTTTCTGTTGAGAGTGCACCAG cTCAGCACTGCCCTCATGGATGGACACCTTTTGGTGTGCAATGCTACAAATTCTTCCCTGCGTCTGTTGACTGGACCACAGCTGAG aaAAACTGTCAATCCCTTGATGCAAATCTTGCATCTGTGCGCAATACAGTGGAAAACAACTTTCTCCTGAGTTTGATTGTGTCTCCTCTCTCAGTTTCTTGGATTGGTGGCCATGATGCTGAAGTG GCTGGACAATGGCTGTGGTCTGATGGATCTCAATTTGACTTTACCAGCTGGTGCCCTACAGAACCTAACAATAAAGATGGTAAAGAGTACTGCCTGCAAATGATCTATGCCA CTAACCGTTGCTGGAATGATGCGCCCTGTTCAATCACAATGAGCTACATTTGTGCCAAACCTGTGAGCtcatga